TAAAAACACCTTAAGGAGATATAAATATGATTACACAATTTACAACTGATTTTATTCACCAGTACAAAGATGCAAAAGGCATGAAATCAATGCTAGATTATATTCACTTAACGCCATCTCAAATAACAACTATTTTAAAAGAAACTTTTAACCAATTATCTAGTGTGTTTATGACACAGAATTTCTTAATTTTATGCCCACGAATGGATTTCAAAGGACAAGGATATGTCCCACAAGGATTTTTTATTCAAGCTAAAAGTGAACTAATAAATATGAAATATAATACTACTTGTTCAAAACGTCCTATAATTGATTACTACACTCGTAAATCTACACATGTAAGTTATAATCCTACTTTCAATGATGAGATTATTACATTAAATAATGCAAGATTAGTTAGTGG
Above is a genomic segment from Borrelia hispanica CRI containing:
- a CDS encoding DUF792 family protein — protein: MITQFTTDFIHQYKDAKGMKSMLDYIHLTPSQITTILKETFNQLSSVFMTQNFLILCPRMDFKGQGYVPQGFFIQAKSELINMKYNTTCSKRPIIDYYTRKSTHVSYNPTFNDEIITLNNARLVSGYSELLKWSFNVPFGKSIFPHTSNLAKQHITNRVKESVPFSVYSPSFGFIEIVAITSLDLKDTVYLDEVEISVTLEVLKTFTKYKG